In Lineus longissimus chromosome 7, tnLinLong1.2, whole genome shotgun sequence, a genomic segment contains:
- the LOC135491023 gene encoding uncharacterized protein LOC135491023, whose product MPADKGRSAVVLDKAEYTRKVGEMLSDDRTYLKLKKDPTARYKSKLVDMLAKLRKEEKISESQNRYLYPTSETIPRLYCTPKIHKPGNPFRPIVDYTGSIGYNLSRSTADLLAPITGKTIHYVENSKALVTELKEVQLTDEETFVSFDVVSLFTNTPIDKALEVIRSRLEGDSHLKERTMLAVDDIMQLLEFVLSTTYFKFDGQLYQQKFRTAMGNPVSPIVANLYMEHLEQTAIASAPTQFKPRFWKRYVDDVLSVIPIGTAQALNDHLNTIDETGNIKFTNEAMKDNSIPFLDTTKKPRESQEKSRGMVVVPYIKGMAERLARILKSNNISTVFRPHKTTRNIPVHPKDKISRDDTTGCVYRIDCANCDSAYIGETARKLTYNRCHLALQGSQLPSHPGLHIR is encoded by the coding sequence ATGCCTGCAGACAAGGGGAGATCCGCTGTAGTTTTAGACAAGGCAGAGTACACGCGCAAAGTAGGGGAGATGCTGTCAGATGACAGGACCTACCTCAAGCTGAAAAAGGACCCTACAGCCCGGTACAAGTCGAAACTCGTAGACATGCTCGCCAAGCTGCGTAAGGAGGAGAAGATCTCTGAGTCGCAGAATAGATACCTCTACCCCACGTCAGAAACCATACCCAGACTGTACTGCACTCCAAAGATACACAAACCTGGTAATCCTTTCCGGCCAATTGTTGACTACACAGGTTCAATTGGTTACAACCTGTCACGCAGCACTGCAGATCTTTTGGCGCCCATCACTGGAAAAACCATCCACTACGTAGAAAACTCCAAAGCACTCGTCACTGAACTGAAGGAAGTACAACTCACAGATGAAGAgactttcgtatcttttgacgtGGTATCCCTCTTTACGAACACCCCCATCGACAAGGCCTTGGAGGTGATTCGCTCGAGACTCGAGGGGGACTCGCATTTGAAGGAAAGAACTATGCTAGCAGTTGACGATATTATGCAACTGTTGGAGTTCGTGCTGTCCACGACATACTTCAAATTCGATGGTCAGTTGTACCAACAAAAATTCAGAACAGCTATGGGCAACCCGGTTTCGCCTATAGTAGCCAACCTATACATGGAACACTTAGAGCAAACAGCCATTGCCTCAGCCCCGACACAGTTTAAGCCAAGATTCTGGAAAAGGTATGTCGATGATGTCCTATCGGTCATCCCCATAGGAACGGCCCAGGCACTCAACGACCACCTGAACACCATAGATGAGACGGGTAACATCAAGTTTACCAACGAAGCGATGAAAGACAACAGCATCCCATTCCTGGACACGACCAAGAAGCCCAGGGAATCCCAAGAGAAGAGCAGGGGAATGGTTGTCGTGCCCTACATTAAGGGTATGGCAGAAAGATTGGCCAGAATACTGAAATCTAACAACATCTCAACAGTTTTCAGGCCACACAAAACCACCAGGAACATTCCAGTGCATCCTAAAGACAAAATTAGCAGGGATGACACAACAGGTTGTGTCTACCGCATTGACTGTGCTAATTGTGATAGTGCGTACATCGGGGAAACCGCCAGGAAATTAACATACAACAGATGTCACCTTGCACTGCAAGGGAGTCAGCTTCCGAGCCACCCGGGCCTCCACATCAGGTGA